DNA from Coffea arabica cultivar ET-39 chromosome 10c, Coffea Arabica ET-39 HiFi, whole genome shotgun sequence:
CGGTTTTAACTGTTTATCTACTTGGTCCTGAAAAAATGGCTATTTCTTTATCATCAGCAGCAAAAGTTTGCTCTTTGAATCCAGAGCCTCCATTTGCTGCGTCTTCAAATTCAGCAGCAAAGCTTTCTAGCTTGTCTTCTCTGCAATTCCCTAGAGAACTACGCCGTTTTCATGTTGGAAACCGAGCTGTTCAGTCCGGGCAGCCCTCCCGAACTTTACATGTGGTATAACTTTCCCAACCCTATTGGCAttcgaagaaatgaagaaatgaATGCTTTACTTTTGGAATGTTCTTCTTTTCTGGGTTTACTGTTcttgttatttgaatttttgtttttttcacaTTTGGTgcttgttttctggttttgctaCGGATTTCTGCTTCATCAAGATTGGTGCTATTTATCGTAATTCTCTTCAAGACTTAAATTTTAGGATGTTTAGGTAGCTTTAGTGATGAATTACCTGCTGAATCTCCATGGAAACCGTAACTTCACACTTTGGAATTGGTTGGCAAATCTGGAGTTTTGATTGGGGATTTTCTCGTTTCGTTATCTTATGTAATTATCTATGTATTTCTGTCTTCTGAATTATTTTTCTGTTGGAATTTGTTGTAAAGTTTGagaatttattaaaattttattatcgtCGCGATTTAGTTTGGGTTTATGTTTTATGTTTGTATGTATTCGAGAGAGTGCAAAACAGTTTGACTATTGGGACGATTCTGTTAGTCAGAATGCAGCTATACACACAGATTGTGTTAATGCTGCTATATAGAAAGGATGGGATTGTCTTTGATGTATGGGAATAAAGATATAGTTGTTGTGGAAGTAAAGTACAAAATTGAATGAGTAGCTACAAATAACGAAATTCATGGGGAGAGAGATTAGATGATGTTGTAGTTGTGAAACGGTATGTGTTATGTTTAATCTTGATAACTGGCCTCATTTGGTGGTTAAGTGGACTGATTGGTCGATCGGGATGAGTTGATCGGTTTAGTTCCAGAAGGGAATTTATATGAACTGCTACAGAATAAGAGTATTTAAGATTTTTAGCTTAGGTGATCAGAGTTATTCTCACATATAGCAGTGCTTACTGCATTCACATTAGGGGCAATTAACTTGCAAACAAGTTGCAGCAAGTGGAGGTGTATGAGTTGTAGTGAACTTCCCGGAAGATGAGTGGTGAAATCATCATAATATGTATTTTAGAGACCAAAACGAATCAACTTCATGCAGATGGATTTTACCTGCAGAGGAAGCAATTCTAGCCTATGGAATAAGCTAGTCATGGAGAAACCAAGTGAAAAGGCTACTGTGGTATGCTGCTAATGAATCAGTTGCTGGGCATTTTAGCAAATCCACATGGGAGAATAAGGAGGCTcaaattcatttatttatttagggTCAGATTTTCAAGTGGCTGACACATTTTTCTAATGGGAAAGCTTGGAAAACAAAAGTGTGAAGAGACAAACAAGATACGAATGAATGACCATAGTATGAAAATCTGGTCTTGTAGCAATCTCTAAAGCCAGGTGAAAAGCTGAGATTTGGACTCTTGGAGAATGTCTCGGTGCTTAAAAGCTTGTCTCTTTTTGCTTGGGTTTTCCTTATTCACAAAGATTTGGGACTTTAGGCTCATATTTCACTTAGGGCTTGCCACAAACTTTTGTATTGATAGCCATGCCTTGAGGCATGCTCACAGTAAGCATTATTTTTCCAATATGCTTACTGCTTGATGAAATAACTAATTATTGGCATTGTCCGGGATGAATCTAGCTTATTGATGATACCTTTACTTTGCCTGATTTAAGTGACAACAGATGTGGGTTGTGGTTTTAATTAGGTTAATAAATACAATAAGATAAAGAACCATCAAAATAGATTGGACAGAGAGGGCGGGGGGTATAGAGAGAACAAGcccttttttttgttgggggggggggtggggagAGGAGGAGGCAGAGATGTTGAGTGCTTAGAGCATTTCATGTTGAGACTTCTGGAACTGCTTACTTCATGTTATGATTGTTGATTTTGGAGCATCTCATaagtaaaagaaagaaaattgacCTTTCTATTGAAGGCATTTTTTTGGAGAAGCCTTTGAAAGCAAATTGAGTTTTCAGCTATTGGCCTCATAATAAGTTGCTTTACCTGTTATCATGCTTGTACAGAACCTCTCTTTGATGATTTCCTTGTAACTTGCTTTGATGCTGGTGTCAGTTCTTCATTCAGTAGTAATATTCACGGCACAGTTGTAAAAGCTTACCTCCTTTATGTTTTCTGCTGTACGAGTGTGCTTCTGCTTGACTGCAGGAGGAGTCCTTCCCCTTTTCATGTTATCATCTTATGTTTTGTCAGTCTTCAAGACAGAATATTTTGGTTTCTATTGGTGGTAGCTGAATATATTCGTAATTAGGTGAAGGCAAAGAAGCAAACATTTTCATCCTTTGACGATTTACTGAAAACCGCTGACAAACCAGTGTTGGTTGATTTCTATGCAACCTGGTAAGTTCTTTTGGTGTGTTACTCTTCCATTCTTTTATGTACCTTTTTGTGATTCGCAAAATTTTAACTGGAGATCAGTTCCTATGAGACATCAAAGCATCTAATGCTGAGACTTGCGTGCAGATCGAGAGGTATTTGGCGTTgcatttgaccaatttaatcACTTTATCAATCTAGTGATTGGCACTCTAACGGGTCATTACTTCAAAAATGGGAATATTCTTGGAAGCATCTATAAACCAAGGGGATTTTTTTACCTTTTACTGTGATAGTAGTAACTAAATCTGCTTGATGCATAAATTTCTTGAGTCTACCGATACAATGACAAGCTACCCATCAAAACAATTTCATTTGCGCAAAGCTATAGTAGGAATTAAGCAGAGATATGGATTTGCAGGTGTGGTCCATGCCAATTCATGGTTCCTGTTCTGAATGAGGTTAGTACAAGAATGAAAGATAAGATCCAGGTGGTGAAGATTGATACTGAGAAGTATCCGAGCATCGCAGATAAGTATAGAATTCAGGCACTCCCTACTTTTATCATATTCAAGGATGGAGAACCCCATGATCGTTTTGTAAGTTGACTGCATCTTTTCTGTAGTGTTTCTTACTTCTGTGCTGTTTCTTAATGAGAAAAGATGCATCCCGACACGGAGTTATAAATGGGTTTTAGTCTAAATATTGGCTTTCTACTAACAAATAATAGTAGTAGACCACATCTCTCGAACGTCAGTGACTTCTTAAGCTGATGCACTGCCTAAGGAAACTAAGATCCCCGCCAAGGGCTAAGAGGTTAAGTTCCTAGGTTCCCCTTCCCCTTTGCTTACTCTAAtggagtgccctgtttttggtaGAATTGGTAAGAGTACGGTAAGTTACAAAGTTCGTTGGATGTGATGGATCTCAGAATCAGTGTTTGCATATAAAGTTATGTTTTAGATATTTAAGATTTCATGTGGTGAAGAATTTAAAGAGCACTAACTCAGAACTATTTTTGTGTATGAACAATCTCTTTCTAAATTTCCAGGAGGGTGCACTTACAGCAGACCAACTAATACAGCAGATCGAGTCCTCACTGAAAGTCAAGCAGTAGCCATGATGGTGATCTTTCTTTGTTTATATCCCTGCGCTAACTGAG
Protein-coding regions in this window:
- the LOC113714253 gene encoding uncharacterized protein, whose protein sequence is MAISLSSAAKVCSLNPEPPFAASSNSAAKLSSLSSLQFPRELRRFHVGNRAVQSGQPSRTLHVMDFTCRGSNSSLWNKLVMEKPSEKATVVKAKKQTFSSFDDLLKTADKPVLVDFYATWCGPCQFMVPVLNEVSTRMKDKIQVVKIDTEKYPSIADKYRIQALPTFIIFKDGEPHDRFEGALTADQLIQQIESSLKVKQ